In Vidua chalybeata isolate OUT-0048 chromosome 5, bVidCha1 merged haplotype, whole genome shotgun sequence, one genomic interval encodes:
- the SLC26A5 gene encoding prestin isoform X3 — protein sequence MMVGSVAVREVPDEMISLDSNSTNITDVLEYYSARDTKRVQVAVALAFLSGLIQLCLGFLRFGFLSIYLTEPLVRGFTTAAAVHVFTSQLKYLLGIKTSRYSGPLSVVYSIAAVLSKITTTNIAALIVGLTCIVLLLIGKEINFRFKKKLPVPIPMEIIVVIIGTGVSAGMNLNESYKVDVVGNIPQGLRAPAVPEIHLIPAIFVDAVAIAVVGFSMAVSMAKIFALKHGYTIDGNQELIALGICNSVGSFFQTISITCSMSRSLVQESTGGKTQIAGTLSAVMVLLVIVAIGYLFEPLPQTVLAAIVMVNLKGMLKQFGDVMHFWRTSKIELAIWVAAFVASLFLGLDYGLLTAVTFAMITVIYRTQSPEYRILGQIPNTDIYCDVEEYEEVKEYPGIKIFQANTSLYFANSESYTRALKKKTGVDPGALLKARRKAQKRHAREIKAANEHRKKAVLKLVSSSTNDVEASVKHEIASDDLPVNGKFADSSVQDMSPDEHEHFVEPKSSIHSLILDFTPVNFVDSVGAKTLKSIIKEYKEVGVCVCIASCSGPVMNELTRLNFFDKSVTRELLFHSIHDAVLACQVKDGSAAQADADL from the exons ATGATGGTTGGTAGTGTTGCTGTGAGAGAAGTGCCTGATGAAATGATTTCTCTGGACTCTAATTCTACTAATATTACAGATGTCCTTGAATATTACAGTGCTAGGGATACCAAGAGGGTGCAGGTAGCTGTGGCTCTCGCCTTTCTTTCAGGACTTATCCAG CTGTGCTTAGGTTTCCTTCGATTTGGATTTCTGTCTATCTATCTAACGGAGCCTCTGGTGCGAGGGTTTaccactgcagctgcagttcATGTCTTTACTTCCCAGTTAAAGTATCTCCTTGGTATCAAGACTAGCCGGTACAGTGGACCCCTCTCAGTTGTATAT AGCATAGCTGCCGTGCTTTCAAAAATAACGACAACCAATATTGCTGCATTGATTGTTGGATTAACGTGCATTGTTCTATTGCTGATTGGCAAGGAGATCAATTTCCGCTTTAAGAAGAAGCTCCCAGTTCCTATTCCTATGGAGATCATTGTG GTCATTATTGGCACAGGAGTTTCAGCTGGAATGAATCTGAATGAGTCATACAAAGTGGATGTTGTTGGGAATATTCCTCAAGG GTTACGTGCACCAGCAGTTCCTGAGATTCATCTAATCCCAGCAATATTTGTGGATGCAGTAGCAATAGCAGTAGTTGGATTTTCAATGGCTGTGTCAATGGCCAAGATCTTTGCCCTTAAACACGGTTACACCATCGATGGGAATCAG GAACTTATTGCCTTGGGAATATGCAACTCTGTGGGGTCATTTTTCCAAACCATTTCAATCACATGCTCAATGTCTCGGAGTCTTGTCCAGGAAAGCACCGGTGGAAAAACTCAG attgCAGGTACACTCTCTGCAGTTATGGTTCTGTTGGTAATTGTGGCTATTGGATACCTTTTTGAACCACTTCCACAG ACAGTGCTAGCTGCAATTGTCATGGTGAACCTGAAGGGAATGCTTAAACAGTTTGGAGATGTCATGCACTTCTGGAGAACCAGTAAGATCGAGCTG gcTATCTGGGTGGCAGCTTTTGTGGCTTCTCTCTTCTTGGGACTAGACTATGGTTTGCTTACTGCAGTAACATTTGCAATGATAACCGTTATTTACAGAACACAAAG CCCTGAATACAGAATCCTTGGTCAGATTCCTAACACTGACATCTACTGTGATGTGGAAGAGTACGAAGAG GTTAAAGAATATCCtggaatcaaaatatttcaagctaATACATCTCTTTATTTTGCTAATAGTGAGTCATATACAAGGGCACTGAAGAAAAAG ACTGGAGTGGACCCTGGTGCCTTAttaaaagcaaggagaaaagcCCAGAAGCGCCATGCCAGGGAGATAAAGGCAGCAAATGAGCACAGAAAGAAAGCTGTGCTGAAGCTCGTGAGCTCTTCG ACTAACGACGTAGAAGCAAGTGTAAAACATGAGATAGCAAGTGATGACTTACCTGTAAATGGAAAATTTGCAGATTCTAGTGTACAAGACATGTCTCCTGATGAGCATGAACATTTTGTGGAGCCCAAATCAAGTATTCACTCTTTAATTCTGGATTTCACCCCAGTGAACTTTGTGGATTCAGTTGGAGCAAAAACACTAAAATCA ATTATAAAAGAATACAAAGAAGTTGGTGTATGTGTCTGCATTGCCAGCTGTAGTG gCCCTGTTATGAATGAGCTGACAAGACTGAATTTTTTTGATAAAAGCGTAACAAGAGAGTTGCTGTTTCACAGTATTCACGATGCTGTCCTTGCTTGCCAAGTGAAAGATGGGTCTGCTGCACAGGCTGACGCCGACCTTTGA
- the PSMC2 gene encoding 26S proteasome regulatory subunit 7, with amino-acid sequence MPDYLGADQRKTKEEEKEDKPIRALDEGDIALLKTYGQSTYSRQIKQVEDDIQQLLKKINELTGIKESDTGLAPPALWDLAADKQTLQSEQPLQVARCTKIINADSEDPKYIINVKQFAKFVVDLSDQVAPTDIEEGMRVGVDRNKYQIHIPLPPKIDPTVTMMQVEEKPDVTYSDVGGCKEQIEKLREVVETPLLHPERFVNLGIEPPKGVLLFGPPGTGKTLCARAVANRTDACFIRVIGSELVQKYVGEGARMVRELFEMARTKKACLIFFDEIDAIGGARFDDGAGGDNEVQRTMLELINQLDGFDPRGNIKVLMATNRPDTLDPALMRPGRLDRKIEFSLPDLEGRTHIFKIHARSMSVERDIRFELLARLCPNSTGAEIRSVCTEAGMFAIRARRKIATEKDFLEAVNKVIKSYAKFSATPRYMTYN; translated from the exons aTGCCGGATTACCTGGGAGCCGACCAGAGGAAAaccaaggaggaggagaaggaggacaAACCCATCCGCG CTCTCGATGAAGGAGATATTGCCTTGCTGAAAACATAT GGCCAGAGCACGTACTCAAGGCAGATCAAGCAAGTAGAAGATGATATTCAACAACTGCTTAAGAAAATCAATGAGCTCACTG GAATCAAGGAATCCGACACCGGCTtggctcctcctgccctttgGGATCTGGCTGCAGATAAACAAACTCTCCAAAGTGAGCAACCATTGCAAGTTGCAAG GTGCACAAAGATTATCAATGCAGACTCCGAGGATCCCAAGTACATTATCAATGTCAAGCAATTTGCCAAGTTCGTGGTGGATCTCAGTGACCAGGTGGCGCCTACTGACATAGAAGAAGGCATGCGAGTTGG GGTGGACAGAAACAAGTACCAAATCCATATCCCCTTGCCTCCAAAGATTGATCCCACAGTCACCATGATGCAA GTAGAAGAAAAACCTGATGTCACTTACAGTGATGTTGGTGGCTGTAAAGAGCAGATTGAAAAGCTGAGAGAGGTGGTTGAAACCCCTCTGCTTCAC CCTGAAAGATTTGTGAACCTTGGAATTGAGCCCCCCAAAGGAGTGCTTTTGTTTGGGCCACCTGGCACAGGCAAAACCCTCTGTGCCCGTGCAGTGGCTAACAGGACTGATGCCTGCTTCATCAGAGTGATTGGATCTGAGCTGGTGCAGAAATATGTGGGAGAG ggagCTCGAATGGTTCGTGAACTCTTTGAAATGGCCAGAACTAAAAAAGCTTGCCTTATATTCTTTGATGAGATTGATGCCATTGGAG GTGCTCGTTTCGATGACGGGGCAGGGGGTGACAACGAGGTGCAGCGCACCATGCTGGAGCTCATCAACCAGCTGGATGGGTTTGACCCCCGGGGCAACATCAAAGTGCTGATGGCCACAAACAGACCTGACACTCTGGACCCAGCACTGATGAGGCCTGGCAGGCTGGACAGGAAGATAGAGTTTAGCCTGCCTGATCTTGAG GGACGAACTCACATCTTCAAGATCCACGCTCGTTCGATGAGTGTGGAGAGGGACATCAGATTTGAGCTGCTGGCTCGGCTGTGTCCCAACAGCACAG GCGCTGAGATCCGCAGTGTCTGCACGGAGGCAGGAATGTTCGCTATCCGAGCGCGCCGGAAAATCGCCACCGAGAAGGACTTCCTGGAGGCAGTGAACAAAGTCATCAAATCGTATGCGAAGTTCAGCGCTACCCCCCGCTACATGACCTACAACTAA